The genomic region ACGACGCGCTCTCCGAGATCGAGGTCAGCGACCACATCGCGGCGATGCCGCCGATCTCGTTCGACGAGAACGGCGAGAACGAAAACGCCCTCGCACCGCTGTTCCAAGTCCAGGATCTCGACGATCGCGTCGTCTTCCCCGAAGAATACGCCGAGACCGAGATCGATCTGTAACCTCTCGATGATCGCAACGATGGGTTTCAGTTTCGATTCGGTGGCCGCGTTGCCTTCGATCGGCGGACTCGCGACCGAATCGGCGACGGTGGCGTTCATCCAACCGTCGACCGCGCTCCAGTTGCTAGCCTTCGCCGTCCTCCTCGGTGGCATCTACGGGCTCGTCGCGCTCGGTCTGACGATGATCTTCGGCGTGATGGACGTGATCAACTTCGCGCACGGGGCGATGATGGTCGTCGGCATGTACACGGTCTGGTGGACCGCGACGGCCTTCGGCCTGCACCCGATCCTGTCGATCCCGCTCGCCGTGCTCGGCCTGTTCGCGATCGGCGTCCTCGTCCACTTGACGACGATCTCGTCGATCATGGACGCCCCACAGGAGAACCAGCTGATCGTGACCTTCGGGATCATGCTGATTCTGATCAGCGCCATCGAGATCACGTTCTCGACCGATCCGCAGAGCCTCGGCCTCGGACTGGGTTCGGTCGCCATCGCCGGCGTCTTCCTCCCGCTTGGCCAGTTGTACGCCCTGCTCATCTCGATCTCGGCCGTGGTCGTCGTCTGGCTCTTCCTTCAGCGGACGCAGCTGGGACGAGCGATTCGCGGCACGGCCGACGACCGGACGGCCGCACAGTACGTCGGGATCAACGTGCCCCGGATCGATTACCTGACCTTCGGTATCGGTGCGGCGCTCGCCGGACTCGCGGGAGCGGTGATCCCGCTGTTCCAACAGATCAATCCGTACCTCGGGGATTCGTACCTGATCAACGCGTTCGTCATCGTTGTTCTCGGCGGACTCGGCTCGTTCCCCGGCGCGTTGCTGGGCGGGCTGATCGTCGGATTCGTCCACGTGTTCGGTCAGTACTTCCTCCCCGGATCGGGGTACCAGATCTCGATCTTCCTGATATTCATCCTCGTGTTATTACTCAAACCCGAGGGCCTGCTCGGCGGTGGTGTCAGTGAGTAACGCCGACGTCTCGAGTCGCCTCGATCAGGCCCGCCGACAGTACCGGACGTTTCAATCGAAGTGGTACGCGACGCCGGCGATACTCGCGGGTATCTTCGGACTGTTGCTCGTTTTGCCGCTGGTCCTCGACCTGTACTTCTTCGGGTTCAGTCTCGGGTCGTGGATCAGCGTTCACGTGCTGGTCATCACGCTCGTCTGGGCGACCGCGGCGCAGGGATGGAACGTGATGTCGGGGTACACCGGCCAGTTCTCGTTCGGGCACGCCGCGTTCTTCGGGCTCGGAGCCTACGGGACGATCCTGCTCCTGAACACGGCCGGACTGAACCCGTGGCTCGGCATGCTGATCGGCGCGACCGTCGCCAGCCTGTACGGGCTGCTCATCGGCGTGCTCTGCTTCCGGTACGACCTCCGCGGGCACTACTTCGCGCTCGCGACGCTCGCGTTCGCCGAACTCCTTCGGCACACGTTCAACACGTTCTCGCAACTCGGGGGCGCGAGCGGCTACTTCAAGCCGCTGCCCCGGTCGTACGGCGCGGAGTTCGGGTTCGCCGCGTTCCAGTTCCGGGAGACGCTTCCGTACTACTACATCATCCTCGGCTTCCTCGTCGTCGTCACGGCCGTCTCGCTCGCGATCAAGCAATCGCGGCTCGGCCTCTATCTGTTCGCGATCCGCGAAGACGAGAGTGCCGCCGCAGCCGTGGGTATCCCGACGTTCCGGTACAAACTCGTCGGCATCGGCGTGAGCGCGTTCTTCACGGCGTGGGCCGGCGCGTTCTGGGCGATGTATTTCGATACGATCCGCCCGGACACTGTCTACGAACTGCTCGTCAACGTCGAGATCCTGTTGCCGGCGATCGTCGGCGGCGTCGGGACCGTTATCGGCCCCATCGTCGGCGCGTTCGTCGTGATTCCGCTCAGCGAGGTCGCCCGGCAGTCCGTCGACATCACCGGCTTCGACCGGGTCATCTACGGACTGTTGCTGGTCGGTATCGTCCTCTACAGTCCGCAGGGGGCGATCTCGTGGCCGCGACGGGCCGTCGAACTGCTCGGCGCGTACGGGCCGTCGAAGCGAAACGCCTCGGCGACGGCCGACGACGACGAATGACCGCCGACGAATCGCTCGCGTCGTTCGTCGCTACCCTCTCTCCGGACGACGTTCCCCCGCCGGTTCGCGACCACGTCGGCCTCGTCGTCGCCGACACGGTCGGCACGATCGTCGGCGGGTCGACGACGGACCCCGTCGCGTCGCTCCGGCGCAGATACGCCGACCGATCAGACGGTCCCGCGACCGTTCTCGGGACGACGGCGACGCTTCCCGGCCACCAGACCGCGACGCTCAACGGGATCGCCGGAACCGTCCTCGAGCTCGACGAGGGGCACAAACTGGCCGCCGGACACCCGGCGATCCACGTCCTGCCCGCGGTGCTCGCCGTCGCCGAGGCCGATGGCGGTACCGCCGAAGCCGCCTCGACGGCGTTCGTCGCCGGCTACGAGACGGCCGTCCGCGTCGCGCAAGCCTGCCGGCCGCTCGCAGAGGGATACCACCCGCACGGCGTCTGGGGCGTCGTCGGCGCGGCCGCCGCGGTCGCCAATTACGAGGGACTGGACGCGGACGAAACCGCCAACGCACTCCGTATCGCCGCGAACCACGCCCAACACACCCGATTCGAAGCGGCGATCGAAGGAGCGACTGTCAGAGACACGTACGCCGGGATGAACGCGCCCGACGCGATCGCCGTGGTCGGTCATGCCCGAAGTGGCTTTTCCGGTCTCGAGGACGGTCTCGCTCGCCACCTCGAGCGGGCGAGCGACGGCCCGATCGAGTTCCCCGCAGATCTCTCGCTGGGCGAGCGGTGGACGGTGACCGAGGGCTACTTCAAAATCCACGCGGCCTGCCGGTACACCCATCCCACGCTCGATGCAATCGATGCACTGGAGTCGACGGAGCCGATCGATCCCGAGGCGCTCGAGCGCATCACGGTCGAAACGTATCCCGCCGCGGCGACGCTCACCGATCCGAGCCCCGAGAATCGCCTCGCTGCGAAGTTCTCGATTCCGTTCGCCGTCGCGACGCGACTCCGTCGCGGACACGCCGGCAAGTCGGCGTTCGAGCCCGCGGCGCTCGACGCAGCGACCGAGAGACTGGCACGGCTCGTCGAGGTCGACTCGACGCCGAAATTCACGTCGGCACTGCCCGACTCGCGAGGAGCACGCGTAACGGTCGTACTCGCCGACGGGAGCGAACGAACCGCAACGATCGACCATGCACGCGGCGGCGTGGAGCGTCGGTTTTCGGAGGACCGACTCCGAGAGAAGTTCCACTCGCTCGTCGATCCGACGCTCGGGCGCGAGGCCGCGACGGACGCGTGGGTGACGCTTCGGGACTGCTGGTCGGGGGACGTCGATCGACTCTGTCGGACCGTCGTCCCCGCCTCCGACGCGTAGTTCTATTCGCTTTCCGTTTTCGGGGTCGGTTCGTGCGGATGAATAGTTTGAAATCAGAGAGCTGGCTCAATACATATCTCGAGAAATACTTCTGAAATAGTCTGGTTGCCGCGCTTTTGGCGTCGAGCTCCGAGTTCACGTCGGTGGAGTAGCGTTCGGAGTCGTCGTCTGCTGTCGACGAGAAACACCACACCCTCTGGAGTATTTTCTCTCACATATTCGAGTGTGGACCACTCCGTGGGGGCGGTCACAGTTGCCGAATCGGGCCGTATACAGCGACTACTGTTCGTTCCGTGATCGACACATGGATGACACTCGAGCGGAATCTCGAGTCGAATCGTCGTCTCGTCGACTGCAACGCGATTCGGATTCACGTCAATTCTGGTCTGGACATCACGCGTGTGAACCAGATCGTGAGCCATGCTGTGCCTCTTCTCAATGCCAGACTCTCTACTTCTCTAACTGTTTTTGAAAGTGATAGCTTGGGGGGATAGATCGATACTACGCTCTCAGTTCTTCCCCGACATGATCGTACACAGGAGTACGTTTAATTCACAACTCCTGTCTCAATGACACCTGGCTCTCGAAACGGTTCTTCTGGCGTGTAAGCGCGGCGACGAAGGTCAGGGGTCGGAACTCGCGCAGGCCGTACTCGATGTCGCGAAGTCGTCACACGCTCGAGTGGTGGTCGCCTTCGTATTCACGGAAGACGAATACGAGAACACCAAAATGGGCCTCGGTGTCGATGACGAGGCTGAGGTCACGCCCGAGCGAATAGCGACCCAACACGGCACGTTCCGCACCATCGGTGATCGGTTCGACGCCGAAGGACTCGATTACGAATTGCGGATCGACATCGGCCCGCACGCGACCACCATCGTCGATCTCGCGGCCGATGCGGACCGCGTCGTCATTGGGGGCCAAAAGCGGTCGCCGACCGGGAAGGCGCTTTTCGGCTCGGCGACACAGGAAGTGATGCTTGACGCGCCGTGTCCGGTCACGTTCATCCGCCGCGGTTAACGCGTTTCTCTGGCGGTTAAGGACTTGAGTGTGTTCTCGAGAGAGTACCCCTTTTGGCAGTATCCAGTTCCCCCACAGAGACGTGATAAGTAGTGCTGTTCACGGTAGCTCAGCGGTCACTTCCGGCGAGTTGCAAGGCACACGAGGTGGAGGGTACCGAAGGCGATCCGGACGTCAGTGTCGTATCGATGTCGGTACAGGGACCGTGGTACTCACAAGTACACTCATATCGACGATTACCGTCAGCAGACGCGGCCTGCTCATTCCTGCCCGTCAGTCTCGTCGGTATGGACCGCCGTCGCGTCGGTACCGCAGATGTCGACGTCGGTGTCGGGTGCGGCGAGATCGAGCGGTTCTCCCTCCAGATCAGCTTTCAGCAGGCGGAGCCGTTGGGCAGTCTCGGCGCCGACGAACTGTTTCACCGTCTCGAACTCGAGTTGGTCGTCGTAGTACTTCGTTGCCACCCGTTCCTGAAACGTCTCGCTCCCGGTGGTTTCCTCGAGGTATTCGCAGATGGCTTCGACGAGAAGGTCCGTTCGGTCCGTGTCGAAGAGATCCGCGATCGCGTCGAGTCGTTCGACGAGGTATTCTGGTGACTGGAAGTGAACTCGTCGGAGTTCATCGTTCCCGCCCATTCTACGCATATACTTCGCACACAGGCCGATAACGGTTTTGCCCGGATACACGGCCGTGTTTAGTTAAGCGTGAAAAGTGAGGCGGTACGATTGTATGCTGGTCTATGGCAAAAATCGACCGCCTCAACGGTTGTAGCGACTGGATCGATTTGAGTGTTGTGGAGCGAGAACGGACACCGCGTCGGCTGATGGGGCTCGGTATTCGACTTCACCTTGCCGGATTGTCTCTTTCGAATACCGTTCGAGAACTCGAGAGGTTCGGTGTCGAGCGATCGCGGAAGGCTGTTCACGATTGGGTACAGAAAGCTGATCTACAGCCAGCAACTGACACGACTCCGAATCACATTTCGCTCGACGAAACCGTGATTCGGATCGATGATCACCAGTATTGGCTGTACGCTGCAGTCGATCCTGAAACGAACAAGATTCTCCATATACGGCTGTTTTCAACGACTACAACCGCATTGACTGAACGCTTTCTACGAGAATTACCCGAGAAACATGATGTCGAAGACGCTGTGTTTCTCGTCGACGGAGCACAGCATCTCCAGACAGCACTCCGCCGACATGGGCACCGATTTCGATACGAAAAACATGGAAATCGAAACGCTGTTGAACGTATCTTCCGAGAGATAAAACGACGTACCTCCTCGTTTTCAAACTGTTTTAGTCACGTCAAACCATCAACCGCAGAATCGTGGCTCCAAGCTTTCGCCGTCTGGCAGAATGCTACAAACTAAACACGACCCTCAGCGACTCACGGAATTTGAAGTCGTTTGAGATACCGATGATCCCGACCTTCGATTCCTCCAGATTTCCGTTGGCTCGAGCGCGTGGGATCTGGTACAGAATCGAATCATCGTCGATGTGATCGACCTCGTCGAATACGATGATGACGGTGCCTCCGATCGCGTCGAGTTCCTCCCAAAGCCATTCGTTGACTTGTCGTCGGGGATAATCCGGTCGGCTTCAAATGATCCTCTGGGTCGCGGAGATCGTTGATTAGTTGAATCGCGACCTGAGAGCTCGTACTCAGATCCTCGCAGTTCGTACGGATCGTCGTGAGATCGACATCGAATTCAGCCGCGTCGTCTTTGAGTTCCCGAAGAAGATAGCGCGTACAGGCGGTTTTCCCAACGCCGGCTTTGCCATAGAGAAATATATTCGCAGGCTAATCGTCGTTGATGGCGGGCTGCAGGGCCGAAATATACTGCTGTAGCTCTTCATCGCGACCGACAATCTCCTCTGGTTGGTAATCTTCCCGGAGGACATCTCGCTCCTGAAAGATATCCGTGTCAGGCTGGAACAAGCCCATAGTGATGAAAGCGATGTTCGACGCCCTCGAGATCGAGGGTGCGGAGGTGCCGGAGTTCGATAGAACCGCCGAGAACTCTCTACTGGTGGAGGTTCCAACTACGTGACTGTGAGAATGGTTATCACCATCAGGCCCGGGGTTTAATTAACTGGGTATTGGCGATTACCTATGACGGATGGAACGGCCGAAGACGAGTGGGAGTACACAGGCGCCGACCTCTTCGTCGACGCGCTTGAGTCCTACGACGTCGACTACGTGTTCGGGAACCCAGGTACGACAGAACTCCCAGTACTGGAGGCGATCGGACAGACCGATCTCGAGTACGTGCTAGGGGCCCACGAAGACGTCGCGGTCGGGATGGCCTCGGGATACGCGCAAACGCGGCGATACCACGCGCATCACGACGACTCGGTCAACCCCGTCGGCGTCGTAAACCTGCACATCGCGCCCGGACTGGCGCACGGTCTGGGAAACATCTACGCCGCCAAGCGGGCGGGCGCACCCGTCGTCGTCACTGCCGGCAACCAGAGCACCGATTTCCGTCACGAGGAACCGGCCCTAGCGGGGGAACTTGCCGATCTGGCCGACCAGTTCTGCAAGTGGTCCGACGAAGTGCTCGATGTCGAAGCGTTGCCGACGATGCTCCGGCGAGCGTTCCGGGTCGCGCTAACGCCGCCGACCGGCCCGGTCTTTCTCGGCCTGCCGCTGGACGTGATGATGGCGGAGACGGACGCCGACCCCGAGCGTCTGGGCGAGATTCCCAACGCGGGGAGCGGCGACCCGGCGCAACTCGAGCGCGCCGCCGACCTGCTCGTCGACGCCGACAGCGACGACGTAGCGATCGTCGTCGGCGATCAGATCGCTCGCTCCGGTGAGGAAGCCGTCGCCGCTGCGGTCGAACTCGCGGAGTCGACAGGCGCCCATGTCTACGGCGAAATCCACGCGAGTGAGATCGACTTTGCGACCGATCACGAGCAGTGGATCTCGTACGTTCCGCCGGACGAAGAGCGTGCGGCGGAGCTGCTGGACGCCGACACGATCCTGTTTGCCGGGACATCGACGAACACGACACTGACGCGTCACGAACAACCGCTGGTCGATCCCGACACGACCTGCGTTCACGTCGGGGACGACGCCTGGGAAGTGGGCAAGAACCATCCCGCCGACGCGGCGGTCGTCGGCGACCTCGGGCTGGTCCTGCAGGAACTCATCGAACGCATCCGGCCGAACATCTCCGAGGAGACGGTCGCGGCGCGACTCGAAACGGTGCGCGATATCAAAGAGACAGTCGACGACAGGTTAGCCGGCGTCGGCGAGGGAGACGCCGAGGACGATCCCCGCCCGTCGAAAGCACAGCTCATCGACACGATGAAACGGGTCGCGGACGGCGCCTACGTCGTCGACGAGAGCGTCACGTCGATGTTTCCCATCAAAACGCGCTGGGACTTCGATCCGGAACAGTACGTCACCAACAAAGGTGGCGGCCTCGGCTACGGCCTCCCCGCGTCGATCGGCGGGGCGATCGCCGAACGCCAGCGAGACAATCCGCGCGAGGTGATCGGTTTCGTCGGCGACGGGTCCTACCTCTACTACCCGAACGCGATCTACAGCGCGGCGCGCTACGACCTCGATCTCACCGTCGTCGTTGCCGACAACCGCAACTACCGGATCCTGAAGGACAACACGCTCGACCTACTGGGCGGTGACGAGGAGGACCACGAGTTCGTCGGCATGGACTTCGACCCACGGGTCGACATCGTACAGAACGCCGAAAGCCACGGGGGGCGCGCAGAACTCGTGAAGGATCCCGATGAGATCGAACAAGCGCTCGAGGACGCACTCGCCCGCGATGGCATTGACGTGCTCGACGTGCTGGTGCACGATTGAACCGTATGAGCTCCGCTCGCGGCGACGGCGCCGCACGCTCACTGGCCGCGCCGGCTAGCCAGTCCTCCGATTAGCGCTAATTCCGGAAGAACTACTAATAACTTCTATAACTAATCATTCGACACTTACTTCGATGTGAGAAAAATCTTTAACCGTAGACTGGTGGCAAATACACCTGCATGAGTACAACTGACCGGCAACCCCTCGACGGAGTGAGCGTCGGAATTCTCGTCGCGCAGGAAGGCACTGAAGAAGTCGAGTTCACCGAACCAAAAGAGACC from Natrinema versiforme harbors:
- a CDS encoding branched-chain amino acid ABC transporter permease yields the protein MGFSFDSVAALPSIGGLATESATVAFIQPSTALQLLAFAVLLGGIYGLVALGLTMIFGVMDVINFAHGAMMVVGMYTVWWTATAFGLHPILSIPLAVLGLFAIGVLVHLTTISSIMDAPQENQLIVTFGIMLILISAIEITFSTDPQSLGLGLGSVAIAGVFLPLGQLYALLISISAVVVVWLFLQRTQLGRAIRGTADDRTAAQYVGINVPRIDYLTFGIGAALAGLAGAVIPLFQQINPYLGDSYLINAFVIVVLGGLGSFPGALLGGLIVGFVHVFGQYFLPGSGYQISIFLIFILVLLLKPEGLLGGGVSE
- a CDS encoding branched-chain amino acid ABC transporter permease — translated: MSNADVSSRLDQARRQYRTFQSKWYATPAILAGIFGLLLVLPLVLDLYFFGFSLGSWISVHVLVITLVWATAAQGWNVMSGYTGQFSFGHAAFFGLGAYGTILLLNTAGLNPWLGMLIGATVASLYGLLIGVLCFRYDLRGHYFALATLAFAELLRHTFNTFSQLGGASGYFKPLPRSYGAEFGFAAFQFRETLPYYYIILGFLVVVTAVSLAIKQSRLGLYLFAIREDESAAAAVGIPTFRYKLVGIGVSAFFTAWAGAFWAMYFDTIRPDTVYELLVNVEILLPAIVGGVGTVIGPIVGAFVVIPLSEVARQSVDITGFDRVIYGLLLVGIVLYSPQGAISWPRRAVELLGAYGPSKRNASATADDDE
- a CDS encoding MmgE/PrpD family protein; its protein translation is MTADESLASFVATLSPDDVPPPVRDHVGLVVADTVGTIVGGSTTDPVASLRRRYADRSDGPATVLGTTATLPGHQTATLNGIAGTVLELDEGHKLAAGHPAIHVLPAVLAVAEADGGTAEAASTAFVAGYETAVRVAQACRPLAEGYHPHGVWGVVGAAAAVANYEGLDADETANALRIAANHAQHTRFEAAIEGATVRDTYAGMNAPDAIAVVGHARSGFSGLEDGLARHLERASDGPIEFPADLSLGERWTVTEGYFKIHAACRYTHPTLDAIDALESTEPIDPEALERITVETYPAAATLTDPSPENRLAAKFSIPFAVATRLRRGHAGKSAFEPAALDAATERLARLVEVDSTPKFTSALPDSRGARVTVVLADGSERTATIDHARGGVERRFSEDRLREKFHSLVDPTLGREAATDAWVTLRDCWSGDVDRLCRTVVPASDA
- a CDS encoding universal stress protein, with protein sequence MVAFVFTEDEYENTKMGLGVDDEAEVTPERIATQHGTFRTIGDRFDAEGLDYELRIDIGPHATTIVDLAADADRVVIGGQKRSPTGKALFGSATQEVMLDAPCPVTFIRRG
- a CDS encoding IS6 family transposase, encoding MAKIDRLNGCSDWIDLSVVERERTPRRLMGLGIRLHLAGLSLSNTVRELERFGVERSRKAVHDWVQKADLQPATDTTPNHISLDETVIRIDDHQYWLYAAVDPETNKILHIRLFSTTTTALTERFLRELPEKHDVEDAVFLVDGAQHLQTALRRHGHRFRYEKHGNRNAVERIFREIKRRTSSFSNCFSHVKPSTAESWLQAFAVWQNATN
- a CDS encoding thiamine pyrophosphate-binding protein — encoded protein: MTDGTAEDEWEYTGADLFVDALESYDVDYVFGNPGTTELPVLEAIGQTDLEYVLGAHEDVAVGMASGYAQTRRYHAHHDDSVNPVGVVNLHIAPGLAHGLGNIYAAKRAGAPVVVTAGNQSTDFRHEEPALAGELADLADQFCKWSDEVLDVEALPTMLRRAFRVALTPPTGPVFLGLPLDVMMAETDADPERLGEIPNAGSGDPAQLERAADLLVDADSDDVAIVVGDQIARSGEEAVAAAVELAESTGAHVYGEIHASEIDFATDHEQWISYVPPDEERAAELLDADTILFAGTSTNTTLTRHEQPLVDPDTTCVHVGDDAWEVGKNHPADAAVVGDLGLVLQELIERIRPNISEETVAARLETVRDIKETVDDRLAGVGEGDAEDDPRPSKAQLIDTMKRVADGAYVVDESVTSMFPIKTRWDFDPEQYVTNKGGGLGYGLPASIGGAIAERQRDNPREVIGFVGDGSYLYYPNAIYSAARYDLDLTVVVADNRNYRILKDNTLDLLGGDEEDHEFVGMDFDPRVDIVQNAESHGGRAELVKDPDEIEQALEDALARDGIDVLDVLVHD